One genomic window of Methanosalsum zhilinae DSM 4017 includes the following:
- a CDS encoding hydroxymethylglutaryl-CoA synthase, whose translation MNTGIVSYGAYIPRYRIKVEEIARVWGDDADSLSSGLMVHEKSVPDIDEDAATIAVEAARAALIRGGLDAGRIGAVYTGSESHPYAVKPTSTIVAEAVGATPDLTAADFEFACKAGTAAVQACMGLVASGNIDLGLAIGADVSQGAPGDALEYTAAAGGVAFLIGSKDSEMVAVIEDTYSFSTDTPDFWRREGMPYPEHGGRFTGEPGYFKHVTKAAEGLLKRLDTDPKEYDYAVFHQPNGKFPTRVAKMLGFSKEQIKPGLVVPRLGNTYSGSCLMGIAATLDQAEPGDRIFATAFGSGAGADAFSFRVTDRIEEVRNQAQTVEEMLEDPIYIDYAIYAKHKEKLKRA comes from the coding sequence ATGAATACAGGGATAGTCTCATATGGTGCCTATATTCCAAGATACCGAATAAAGGTAGAAGAAATTGCCCGGGTCTGGGGAGATGATGCAGATAGTCTTTCTTCCGGATTGATGGTACATGAAAAATCAGTACCTGATATTGATGAAGATGCTGCAACAATTGCAGTTGAGGCTGCAAGGGCTGCTTTAATTAGAGGTGGCCTTGATGCTGGCAGAATAGGTGCGGTATACACTGGATCTGAAAGTCATCCATATGCAGTAAAACCCACAAGTACCATTGTAGCAGAAGCTGTAGGTGCTACCCCTGATCTGACGGCAGCAGACTTTGAATTTGCATGTAAGGCAGGAACTGCCGCTGTTCAGGCATGCATGGGTCTTGTAGCATCAGGAAATATTGATCTTGGACTTGCAATTGGTGCAGATGTATCACAGGGAGCACCGGGTGATGCACTGGAGTATACAGCAGCTGCAGGAGGGGTTGCTTTTCTTATAGGAAGCAAAGATTCTGAAATGGTTGCTGTTATTGAAGATACCTATTCTTTCAGTACTGATACTCCAGATTTCTGGAGAAGAGAAGGAATGCCATATCCTGAACATGGTGGACGGTTTACTGGTGAACCCGGCTATTTCAAGCATGTTACAAAAGCAGCAGAAGGTCTTCTAAAGAGACTGGACACAGATCCAAAAGAGTATGATTATGCTGTGTTCCACCAGCCAAACGGCAAGTTCCCTACAAGGGTTGCAAAGATGCTGGGCTTTAGCAAGGAACAGATCAAACCTGGGCTTGTGGTTCCAAGGCTTGGTAATACCTATTCAGGCTCCTGTCTTATGGGAATTGCAGCTACACTTGATCAGGCAGAACCAGGGGATAGAATATTCGCCACTGCCTTTGGCTCAGGAGCAGGGGCGGATGCGTTCAGTTTCAGAGTAACAGACAGGATTGAAGAGGTCAGGAACCAAGCGCAGACAGTTGAGGAGATGCTGGAGGATCCGATCTATATTGATTATGCCATATATGCCAAGCATAAGGAGAAATTAAAGCGTGCATGA
- a CDS encoding helix-turn-helix domain-containing protein: MAEGTSYDNIRKKLAEKMAGEITLSEKPGEALKKWRLNFEIAQTELSGYLGVSPSVISDYESGRRKSPGTLIVSKIIEALLNIETERGGQKIHAYEGMLYTESSSKAVYGTYEYTYPMQLARLANLIEADIIYKGMEKPLYGFTVIDSKRAILEMSSHEFQRLYGWSTERAMIFTKVSTGKSPMVAIRVTNLKPGAVVIHGLNGTEVDPMVKKMAEIDRIPVLASTMNLDDIITTLKKYSQYHTIE; encoded by the coding sequence ATGGCTGAAGGTACATCCTACGATAATATTCGCAAAAAACTGGCTGAAAAGATGGCAGGTGAAATTACCCTCTCTGAAAAGCCAGGAGAGGCACTGAAAAAATGGAGATTAAACTTTGAAATTGCTCAGACCGAACTTTCTGGCTACCTTGGAGTATCGCCTTCTGTTATAAGTGACTATGAGAGCGGGAGAAGAAAATCTCCGGGCACTCTGATTGTCAGTAAGATCATTGAAGCCCTCCTGAATATTGAAACAGAACGCGGTGGACAGAAAATACATGCATATGAGGGAATGCTTTATACTGAATCCTCTTCAAAGGCAGTTTATGGTACATACGAATATACGTATCCAATGCAGCTTGCAAGGCTTGCAAACCTTATTGAGGCTGATATAATTTATAAAGGAATGGAAAAACCTCTCTATGGATTTACAGTAATTGACAGTAAACGTGCCATCCTTGAGATGTCCTCCCATGAATTTCAGAGACTTTACGGCTGGAGCACTGAGAGAGCTATGATATTTACAAAAGTTTCCACCGGAAAATCTCCAATGGTGGCCATAAGGGTTACAAATCTAAAGCCAGGTGCAGTAGTAATTCATGGGCTAAACGGTACTGAAGTTGATCCAATGGTCAAAAAAATGGCAGAAATTGACAGAATACCGGTTCTTGCAAGCACCATGAATTTAGATGATATCATAACTACGCTCAAAAAATACAGCCAGTACCATACAATTGAATAA
- a CDS encoding Dna2/Cas4 domain-containing protein — translation MKRDSLKDDDLYPLLKSRYLHLCEEFDLIYPEVLKKTDEETICSSKNNIESCIENICANLNAQLTQYGPELMLEYLTPVSIEPYLYSDKTGIAGSPTMIVMDSDKQVPMVIKGGKYPDNGIWKNDRIHLASLAMLTEEKYSNTAGTGFVLYSREAVIRKAGIRSTDRRQVLKIRNRIKNIKNGMMPEGKNSDLCTNCIYSNLCKSRKSLMSKFF, via the coding sequence TTGAAACGCGATTCGTTAAAAGACGATGATCTGTACCCTCTGCTCAAATCAAGGTATCTTCATCTATGTGAAGAATTTGATCTCATTTATCCCGAGGTTCTTAAAAAGACCGATGAGGAAACAATCTGTAGTTCAAAAAACAACATAGAGTCCTGCATCGAAAATATTTGTGCAAATCTCAATGCGCAGCTCACACAATATGGTCCAGAGTTGATGCTTGAATATCTAACTCCGGTCTCTATTGAGCCATATCTATATTCTGACAAAACTGGAATAGCTGGTTCACCGACTATGATAGTTATGGACAGTGATAAGCAGGTCCCTATGGTTATAAAAGGTGGAAAATATCCGGATAATGGCATCTGGAAAAATGATAGAATTCATCTGGCATCACTGGCGATGTTGACAGAAGAAAAATATAGCAACACAGCAGGCACAGGGTTTGTGCTATATTCCAGAGAAGCGGTCATTCGAAAAGCAGGTATCAGAAGTACAGACCGCAGACAGGTATTAAAGATCAGGAACCGGATCAAGAACATAAAGAATGGGATGATGCCTGAAGGAAAGAATAGCGATCTTTGCACAAACTGCATTTATTCAAATCTCTGCAAGTCCAGAAAATCTCTGATGTCGAAATTCTTTTAA
- a CDS encoding phosphoadenosine phosphosulfate reductase domain-containing protein, whose product MSRPVFLGKLMLHWCHQCNVPVLDEKCSRCSSETTQVSITPPGDIRPAFGYDISLINEISMEQFNSPLIPDARLVVLNKAPYDDRMEEIVIDGEVIASIRFEIETLRWTILLRQTGAGMIFQNRDVHHLKNWVMIDDSAVPFICNGASVLAPGIIDCDRNIQKNEEVVVVTRDKRVVAAGRTRMSGAEMIEADHGVGVKTRWNGDIAYLHKPEGGQSWDDAIKANQKALEKAVHDAHRFIKNVASTTSSKPVCVSYSGGKDSLAVMQLTIECMDDFSIIFADTGLEFPETIENVHRVAEHYGKELIITGAGDAFWNAITDFGPPSVESRWCCKVCKLGPISRLIEDNFTDGCLTFLGQRKYESTSRARSERVWKNPWVVNQIGAAPIQNWTALHVWLYIFSTGAPYNPLYEKGYDRIGCWLCPSSSLSELIRLKETHPEMEKRLMKHLHEYAQSRGLSPEWVEHGMWRWQRPPKNIQRVAEKAGIDLVQKSRDPGELRFHMTSGHQPCRAGGISAEGAFRNAVDIELLENKGMLRACGKDSYIEGAAMVLQAENSAQVFASGNITVRSSSEEKVKGLMHRVKYSVIRALKCHGCGVCVGHCSSRAIRIKKNTAIITGNCKQCGKCIDVCPLIKFDPENHS is encoded by the coding sequence ATGTCAAGACCTGTATTTCTGGGAAAACTGATGCTCCACTGGTGCCACCAGTGCAACGTACCTGTACTGGATGAAAAATGCAGCAGATGCAGCAGTGAAACCACCCAAGTATCTATTACACCACCTGGTGATATACGTCCTGCTTTTGGATATGATATTTCACTCATAAATGAAATATCAATGGAACAGTTCAATTCACCTCTTATACCTGATGCCCGGCTAGTAGTACTTAACAAAGCTCCCTATGATGACAGAATGGAAGAAATCGTTATCGATGGAGAAGTTATTGCATCAATACGTTTTGAAATAGAGACCCTCAGATGGACCATTCTTCTCAGACAAACGGGAGCAGGAATGATCTTTCAAAACAGGGATGTACATCACCTTAAAAATTGGGTCATGATCGATGATAGTGCAGTCCCGTTCATCTGCAATGGCGCCAGCGTGCTTGCACCCGGAATCATTGACTGTGACAGGAATATTCAAAAGAATGAGGAAGTGGTTGTGGTCACCCGGGACAAGAGAGTTGTCGCTGCTGGACGTACGCGAATGAGTGGAGCTGAAATGATAGAAGCTGATCACGGTGTTGGTGTCAAAACCAGATGGAATGGAGATATCGCCTATCTTCACAAACCAGAAGGTGGGCAGTCCTGGGATGATGCAATTAAAGCAAACCAGAAGGCTCTTGAAAAAGCAGTCCATGATGCGCACAGGTTCATAAAAAACGTAGCTTCAACAACATCCTCAAAACCTGTATGTGTTTCCTATTCAGGAGGTAAGGATAGTCTTGCAGTGATGCAGCTTACAATTGAGTGTATGGATGATTTCAGTATCATCTTTGCAGATACAGGCCTTGAATTTCCAGAAACCATTGAAAATGTACACCGTGTTGCAGAGCATTATGGTAAAGAGCTTATCATAACAGGTGCAGGAGATGCATTCTGGAATGCAATCACTGATTTTGGACCTCCAAGTGTAGAATCCAGATGGTGCTGCAAAGTCTGTAAGCTTGGACCCATCTCCAGGCTGATAGAAGATAATTTCACAGACGGATGTCTTACATTTCTCGGGCAGCGAAAATATGAATCAACTTCAAGGGCCAGAAGTGAGAGAGTATGGAAAAACCCGTGGGTTGTAAATCAGATTGGAGCTGCTCCTATCCAGAATTGGACGGCCCTACACGTATGGCTATACATATTCAGCACAGGTGCACCCTACAATCCCCTCTATGAAAAAGGATACGACAGGATAGGATGCTGGCTGTGCCCCTCATCCTCCTTATCCGAGCTAATAAGGCTAAAAGAGACACACCCTGAGATGGAAAAGAGATTGATGAAACATCTCCATGAATATGCACAGAGCAGAGGATTGTCCCCGGAGTGGGTTGAGCACGGGATGTGGAGATGGCAGCGCCCTCCAAAAAATATTCAAAGGGTTGCAGAGAAAGCAGGAATTGACCTTGTACAAAAGAGCAGGGACCCTGGAGAACTAAGATTCCATATGACCTCAGGTCATCAACCATGCAGGGCAGGCGGGATTTCAGCAGAGGGTGCATTTAGAAACGCGGTGGATATCGAACTTCTTGAAAATAAAGGTATGCTTCGAGCATGTGGAAAGGATTCATACATTGAAGGTGCTGCAATGGTACTTCAAGCTGAGAACAGTGCACAGGTCTTTGCATCCGGGAATATAACGGTCAGAAGCAGCAGTGAAGAAAAGGTTAAAGGGCTTATGCACAGGGTGAAGTATTCAGTCATCAGAGCACTTAAGTGTCATGGGTGCGGGGTCTGCGTAGGTCACTGCAGTAGCAGGGCTATCAGAATAAAAAAGAATACGGCCATAATAACCGGCAACTGCAAACAATGCGGGAAGTGTATAGATGTATGCCCGCTCATTAAGTTCGATCCAGAGAATCACAGTTAA
- the purH gene encoding bifunctional phosphoribosylaminoimidazolecarboxamide formyltransferase/IMP cyclohydrolase, protein MAKRALLSVSDKTGIIELAEGLAQHGIEIVSTGGTANILRKEGIEVTDVSDITGFPEMMDGRVKTLHPKIHGGLLCLRNNAVHMEEAVREDISMIDIVTVNLYPFEETISKKDISINDAIENIDIGGPTLIRAAAKNYQSVTVICDPGDYTTVLESLENDGAVPDDIRKMLAVKAFRHTADYDSAIDTYLSKKLLGEDILRMKFNSATELRYGENWHQEAKIYIEPHLEGPSVAKARQLHGKKLSYNNYIDADNALQTVKEIEPSRPAVAIVKHNNPCGFATGDSLAEALQAAWNGDPVSGFGSIICTNQTFDLESAKILKGRFIELILAPDFEPDALEYLKEKSEKLRILELPELNDEFQQNHTYRYITGGLLKQSRNIGIYEKWECVTDKSFPEDKRDLAEFSLHACKCIKSNAVSIAYEYKKGCFMLLAMGAGQPNRVDSIRKLAATKAIENLELIYQRSKPDVSFEKYCQQILSNCVMASDAFFPFDDSIVQAAENNIYYIVSPGGSIRDDEVIATANRLGVSLVFTGMRHFLH, encoded by the coding sequence TTGGCAAAAAGGGCATTGCTCAGCGTCTCTGATAAAACAGGAATCATAGAACTTGCAGAGGGACTGGCACAGCATGGTATAGAGATTGTTTCAACTGGCGGTACGGCCAATATTCTCAGAAAAGAAGGTATTGAAGTAACCGATGTTTCAGATATTACCGGATTTCCTGAAATGATGGATGGGCGGGTCAAGACACTGCATCCAAAGATACATGGCGGACTTCTGTGCCTCAGGAATAATGCTGTACACATGGAAGAAGCAGTCCGGGAAGATATATCTATGATAGATATTGTAACTGTAAATCTATACCCATTTGAAGAGACCATTTCGAAAAAGGATATAAGTATTAATGATGCTATCGAAAATATAGACATTGGAGGACCCACCCTTATCAGGGCTGCCGCCAAAAATTATCAATCAGTCACGGTCATATGTGATCCTGGTGATTATACAACAGTTCTTGAATCTCTGGAAAATGATGGTGCTGTGCCTGATGATATCCGCAAGATGCTTGCGGTCAAAGCGTTTAGACATACCGCAGATTACGACAGTGCCATTGATACATACCTGAGCAAAAAACTTCTGGGGGAGGATATTCTCAGAATGAAGTTTAACAGCGCAACAGAGCTGCGATATGGGGAGAACTGGCATCAGGAAGCAAAAATATATATTGAGCCCCATCTGGAAGGGCCTTCTGTTGCAAAAGCAAGACAGCTTCACGGCAAAAAACTGTCTTATAACAATTATATTGATGCGGATAATGCCCTGCAGACCGTAAAGGAGATCGAGCCATCAAGACCTGCTGTAGCTATTGTCAAGCATAACAATCCCTGCGGTTTTGCAACCGGAGATTCTCTGGCAGAGGCACTCCAGGCAGCATGGAACGGGGACCCTGTTTCAGGGTTTGGGAGCATAATATGCACAAATCAAACCTTTGATCTGGAAAGTGCAAAGATACTGAAAGGAAGATTTATTGAACTGATACTTGCTCCGGATTTTGAACCTGATGCACTGGAATATCTAAAGGAAAAAAGCGAAAAACTTCGGATACTTGAGCTCCCTGAACTCAATGATGAATTCCAGCAAAACCATACATACAGATATATAACAGGCGGGCTTCTGAAACAATCCCGTAACATAGGCATCTATGAAAAATGGGAATGTGTAACAGACAAGTCATTTCCAGAAGATAAAAGGGATCTTGCAGAGTTTTCCCTTCATGCCTGCAAGTGTATAAAATCCAATGCTGTCAGTATTGCCTATGAGTACAAAAAGGGATGCTTCATGCTTCTGGCAATGGGAGCAGGCCAGCCAAACCGCGTGGATTCCATCAGAAAACTTGCAGCTACCAAGGCAATTGAAAATCTTGAACTGATTTACCAGCGCTCAAAACCCGATGTTTCCTTTGAAAAATATTGCCAGCAGATATTGTCAAACTGTGTAATGGCATCAGATGCATTTTTCCCGTTCGATGACAGTATAGTTCAGGCTGCAGAGAACAATATATACTATATTGTATCCCCGGGAGGTTCCATACGGGATGATGAGGTTATTGCCACTGCCAACCGCCTGGGTGTATCTCTTGTCTTTACCGGCATGAGACACTTCCTTCACTGA
- the gpmI gene encoding 2,3-bisphosphoglycerate-independent phosphoglycerate mutase, with translation MTSSETITENIKPLLLMILDGWGYSERLQGNALKAAHTPNLDRLMKQYPHTLLQASGEGVGLPPGQMGNSEVGHLNIGAGRIVYQDLTLINKSIESGDFYSNQTFLGAIENVKEHDSALHLMGLVSDGGVHSHIKHLEALIELADQHNIKKLYIHPFLDGRDVSPNAGIDDIQALEDFCARKGTGKIATVIGRYYAMDRDRRWERTAQAYDALTIGKGQYYSRNATKAVEESYVRGDTDEFVKPTIITDKNDDPVATIKDNDSVIFFNFRPDRARQLTYAFLNKDFDEFRRKVHPHTYFVCMTEYDKNLESHVAFSVEDIQEGLGETISKHNLRQLRISETEKYAHVTFFFNGGVEKKYEGEERCLIPSPKVSTYDLKPEMSAYLVKEEVIRRIESGKYDVIILNYANMDMVGHTGIFEAAVSAVEVVDECVEDTIDALLNSGGCAIITSDHGNVEQMLDPSGNRIHTAHTANPVPFIFVHKENKNVNLTKGKLADIAPTMLEILGISKPSRMTGISLLKKK, from the coding sequence ATGACCAGCTCAGAAACCATTACAGAAAACATAAAGCCTCTCTTACTGATGATACTTGATGGATGGGGATATTCAGAAAGACTTCAGGGAAATGCCCTGAAAGCTGCCCATACTCCGAATCTTGACAGATTGATGAAACAGTATCCCCACACCCTGCTGCAGGCATCAGGAGAGGGGGTTGGACTTCCACCCGGGCAGATGGGGAATTCAGAGGTCGGACATCTCAATATTGGTGCAGGGAGGATCGTATACCAGGATCTTACATTGATCAACAAATCCATAGAAAGTGGAGATTTCTATTCAAATCAGACATTCCTTGGTGCAATAGAAAATGTAAAGGAACATGATTCTGCACTTCATCTTATGGGGCTGGTCTCTGATGGAGGAGTACACAGCCATATTAAGCATCTTGAAGCATTGATAGAACTGGCAGACCAGCACAATATTAAAAAATTGTATATCCACCCATTCCTGGATGGGCGTGATGTATCACCAAATGCAGGTATTGACGATATCCAGGCACTGGAAGATTTCTGTGCCAGAAAAGGTACCGGAAAAATTGCAACTGTTATTGGACGCTATTATGCAATGGACCGGGACAGGCGATGGGAGCGTACCGCTCAGGCGTATGATGCACTGACAATTGGGAAGGGGCAGTATTATTCACGAAACGCCACAAAGGCCGTTGAGGAGAGTTATGTTCGCGGGGATACCGATGAATTTGTCAAACCTACCATAATAACTGACAAAAACGACGATCCTGTAGCTACCATCAAAGATAATGATTCTGTGATATTCTTCAATTTCAGACCGGATAGGGCCAGACAGCTTACATATGCATTCCTGAATAAAGATTTTGATGAATTTCGCCGCAAGGTTCATCCACATACATATTTTGTCTGCATGACAGAATACGATAAAAACCTGGAATCCCATGTTGCATTCTCTGTTGAAGATATTCAGGAAGGTCTTGGAGAGACCATAAGCAAACACAATCTCAGACAGCTACGAATCTCTGAAACAGAAAAGTATGCACATGTCACATTTTTCTTCAATGGAGGTGTTGAAAAAAAATACGAAGGAGAAGAAAGGTGTCTGATACCCTCCCCAAAGGTAAGCACATATGATCTAAAACCCGAGATGAGTGCCTATCTGGTTAAAGAGGAAGTTATCAGGAGAATAGAATCCGGTAAATACGACGTTATAATACTCAATTATGCAAATATGGATATGGTTGGCCATACTGGCATATTTGAAGCTGCAGTCTCTGCAGTTGAGGTGGTGGATGAATGTGTGGAAGATACTATTGATGCACTTCTTAATTCAGGTGGATGTGCCATCATTACATCTGATCATGGAAATGTGGAACAGATGCTGGACCCGTCAGGTAACAGAATACACACTGCACATACTGCCAATCCGGTCCCCTTCATTTTCGTGCACAAAGAAAATAAAAACGTGAACCTAACCAAAGGAAAACTTGCAGATATAGCTCCCACAATGCTGGAGATACTTGGAATCAGTAAGCCATCCAGAATGACAGGTATTTCTCTTCTGAAGAAAAAATGA
- the fen gene encoding flap endonuclease-1, whose translation MGTDIGLLLSRREIELSSLSSRVVAVDAHNTLYQFLSIIRQRDGTPLMDSGGMVTSHLSGILYRFTNLIEEGIRPVFVFDGTPPDFKSKTLDKRRKVRETAHSRWDEAREKGLEKEAYKYAQASVKLDSYVIESSKTLLSIMGIPVVQAPCEGEAQAAHMVKSGDANYVASQDYDSLLFGAPFVIRNIAITGKRKLPGKDAYVDVKPEVIDLEHSLGQMGITHPQLVDIALCVGTDYNNGLENIGQKRALELVKKHGDIESVLRKLGKEIDDLESIRDFFLNPPVTDDYDIIWQKPDHDRLIDFLCNEHDFSRERVAKAWERIIAVSGSQQKTLDQF comes from the coding sequence ATGGGCACTGACATTGGACTTCTTCTAAGCAGAAGAGAGATTGAATTATCCAGTTTATCCAGCAGGGTGGTAGCAGTTGATGCACATAACACGCTGTATCAGTTCTTAAGCATCATAAGGCAGCGTGATGGGACGCCACTGATGGATTCCGGTGGAATGGTAACATCTCATCTATCAGGGATACTGTATCGTTTCACAAACCTCATAGAAGAGGGGATACGTCCTGTATTTGTATTTGATGGGACCCCTCCTGATTTTAAATCAAAAACCCTGGATAAAAGAAGAAAGGTCCGGGAAACCGCGCATTCCCGATGGGATGAAGCACGGGAAAAAGGCCTTGAAAAAGAAGCCTATAAATATGCACAGGCGTCTGTAAAACTTGATTCGTATGTGATTGAAAGCTCCAAGACACTTCTCAGCATTATGGGCATACCTGTAGTACAGGCGCCCTGTGAGGGGGAAGCTCAGGCAGCACACATGGTTAAATCAGGCGATGCGAACTATGTTGCTTCCCAGGATTATGACTCCCTTCTGTTTGGTGCACCTTTTGTTATACGCAATATTGCAATAACAGGAAAAAGGAAACTGCCTGGTAAGGATGCTTATGTTGATGTAAAGCCTGAGGTTATTGATCTTGAACACTCACTTGGCCAGATGGGGATAACCCATCCACAGCTTGTGGATATTGCGCTGTGTGTTGGCACTGATTATAACAATGGTCTGGAGAACATTGGTCAGAAAAGGGCACTTGAACTGGTCAAAAAGCATGGAGATATTGAATCTGTTCTCAGAAAACTTGGGAAGGAAATTGATGACCTTGAAAGTATCCGGGATTTTTTCCTGAATCCTCCGGTTACAGATGATTATGACATTATCTGGCAAAAACCTGATCATGACCGTCTCATTGATTTTTTATGCAATGAGCATGATTTTTCCAGGGAGAGGGTGGCCAAAGCATGGGAGCGTATAATTGCAGTATCTGGGTCTCAGCAGAAAACCCTTGATCAGTTCTAG
- a CDS encoding presenilin family intramembrane aspartyl protease PSH — protein MTSRKKLFSEYIPIIAMACILLLVQVLAITLAIPMEIGEMQAFEDPESAANPLYYIVLILVFTGIILLAIRKNMQWIIQAIILLAVMSTLYFVTYVILSMTAIAPTTGLIISAAVALSLTGLLYAFPEWYVIDIVGLVIGAGASAIFGISLAIIPVMILLVILAVYDAISVYRTKHMLNLADGAIDMKLPIMFVIPKRLNYSFRNETAETRKSDEVFFMGLGDAVIPTILVVSAYIFVDHPGIPYPVIGAMIGTVVGYLVLTVLVMKGKPQAGLPFLNTGVIAGYILGSLIAGTPIL, from the coding sequence TTGACTTCCAGAAAAAAATTATTTAGCGAGTATATACCAATCATAGCAATGGCATGCATTCTGCTCCTTGTACAGGTTCTTGCCATAACACTGGCAATACCTATGGAAATTGGAGAGATGCAGGCGTTTGAAGATCCAGAATCTGCAGCAAACCCTCTGTACTATATTGTCCTGATACTGGTATTTACAGGAATCATCCTCCTGGCAATCAGAAAGAACATGCAGTGGATAATTCAGGCTATTATTCTCCTGGCTGTAATGTCAACACTGTACTTTGTAACCTATGTAATCCTTTCCATGACAGCTATTGCTCCGACAACAGGCCTGATAATATCAGCAGCTGTAGCATTATCATTGACAGGTTTGCTCTATGCATTCCCTGAATGGTATGTGATCGATATTGTAGGACTTGTGATTGGAGCAGGTGCAAGTGCAATATTTGGGATCTCACTTGCAATAATACCAGTTATGATCCTTCTTGTGATACTGGCAGTATATGATGCGATCTCAGTATACAGGACAAAACATATGCTCAATCTAGCTGACGGGGCAATAGATATGAAATTGCCCATAATGTTTGTAATACCAAAGCGATTAAACTATTCTTTCAGAAATGAAACAGCAGAAACCAGAAAATCAGATGAGGTATTCTTTATGGGACTTGGGGATGCTGTAATCCCTACAATACTGGTAGTTTCAGCGTACATATTTGTGGACCATCCAGGAATCCCATATCCTGTGATCGGAGCAATGATTGGAACAGTAGTGGGTTATCTGGTACTCACAGTTCTTGTCATGAAAGGAAAACCCCAGGCAGGTCTTCCCTTCTTAAACACCGGAGTAATTGCAGGCTATATTTTAGGATCACTTATTGCAGGAACACCAATTCTGTAA
- a CDS encoding carboxymuconolactone decarboxylase family protein — MDTEKIKEVLEEEPEEAVSQLLEDIEDWYGEVPYILNFMKDKPELFIPKVMYDNSIMREFKRLDPKTIEMICIGVSSALRCEHCLKMHIKVARRLGIKKEEIFDAVLIGGTLSNAAVLAEGTRAIDHIFDNGENTCDETCEVCNISDPEKKE; from the coding sequence ATGGATACTGAAAAAATAAAAGAGGTTCTGGAAGAAGAACCTGAAGAAGCTGTATCTCAACTGCTTGAAGATATTGAGGACTGGTATGGTGAGGTTCCATATATCCTGAATTTTATGAAGGATAAACCTGAACTCTTTATACCCAAGGTTATGTATGATAATTCTATAATGCGTGAATTTAAGCGCTTAGATCCAAAAACGATTGAAATGATCTGTATTGGCGTATCTTCTGCACTCCGGTGTGAGCACTGCCTTAAAATGCACATAAAGGTTGCCAGAAGACTTGGAATTAAAAAGGAAGAAATATTTGATGCTGTCCTTATTGGAGGTACCCTTTCCAACGCAGCTGTTCTTGCAGAAGGTACAAGGGCGATTGATCACATTTTTGATAACGGTGAAAATACCTGTGATGAAACATGTGAGGTCTGTAATATTTCAGATCCGGAAAAAAAAGAGTAA